The Buchnera aphidicola (Sitobion avenae) genome contains a region encoding:
- a CDS encoding IscS subfamily cysteine desulfurase gives MKNPIYLDYAATTPVEFEVAKKMMNYLTIDGIFGNSASRSHKFGWDAEEVVDIARNQISELIGADSREIVFTSGATEANNLAIKGIAFFHQNKGKHIITSKTEHKSVLDTCRYLENKGFRLTYLTPKNNGIIDLNDLKKNIKNDTILVSIMHVNNEIGIIQDVNSISKICKNHGIFFHVDATQSVGKIPINLKKLSVDLMSFSAHKVYGPKGIGGLYVRRKPRVRLLAAIHGGGHERGMRSGTLPVHQIVGMGESFMLAKRKIHDDFVHLTKLRNLLWNGIKNIEEVYLNSDLQQGVPHILNVSFNYIEGESLIMALKDLAVSSGSACTSASLEPSYVLKALGIKDELAHSSIRFSIGRFTTEEEIQYTIQLVHKSISRLRELSPLWEMFKSGVDLNSIEWDHS, from the coding sequence ATGAAAAATCCAATTTATTTAGATTATGCAGCAACTACACCAGTAGAATTTGAAGTTGCAAAAAAAATGATGAATTATTTAACAATTGATGGAATATTCGGAAATTCCGCATCGCGTTCTCATAAATTTGGTTGGGATGCAGAAGAAGTGGTTGATATTGCACGTAATCAGATATCTGAATTAATTGGGGCGGACTCACGTGAAATTGTCTTTACTTCTGGTGCTACTGAAGCTAATAATTTAGCTATAAAAGGTATTGCTTTTTTTCATCAAAACAAAGGTAAACATATTATTACTAGTAAAACAGAACATAAATCTGTTTTAGATACTTGTAGATATTTAGAAAACAAAGGGTTTAGATTGACTTATCTTACCCCTAAAAATAATGGTATTATTGATTTAAATGACTTAAAAAAAAATATAAAAAACGATACTATACTTGTTTCTATAATGCATGTAAATAATGAAATTGGCATTATACAAGATGTTAATAGTATATCAAAAATTTGTAAAAATCATGGTATTTTTTTTCATGTCGATGCCACACAAAGTGTAGGAAAAATACCTATTAATTTAAAAAAGTTATCTGTAGATTTAATGTCTTTTTCTGCTCATAAAGTTTATGGTCCAAAGGGAATTGGAGGTCTTTATGTTCGCCGCAAACCACGTGTTAGATTACTGGCTGCTATACATGGGGGGGGGCATGAAAGAGGTATGCGTTCAGGAACTTTGCCTGTTCATCAAATTGTAGGTATGGGTGAATCATTCATGTTGGCAAAAAGAAAAATACATGATGATTTTGTTCATCTAACAAAATTGAGAAATTTGCTTTGGAATGGTATCAAAAATATTGAAGAAGTATATTTAAATAGTGATTTGCAACAAGGTGTACCTCATATATTAAATGTTAGTTTTAATTATATTGAAGGTGAATCACTGATAATGGCTCTTAAAGATCTAGCTGTTTCTTCTGGTTCTGCTTGTACTTCTGCTAGTTTAGAGCCTTCTTATGTTTTAAAAGCTTTAGGGATAAAGGATGAGCTAGCTCATAGTTCTATACGTTTTTCAATTGGAAGATTTACTACAGAAGAAGAAATTCAATATACAATACAATTAGTTCATAAATCTATTAGTAGATTGCGCGAACTCTCTCCTTTATGGGAAATGTTTAAATCAGGAGTTGATTTAAATAGTATAGAATGGGATCATAGTTAA
- the iscU gene encoding Fe-S cluster assembly scaffold IscU: MAYSKKVMDHYENPRNVGSFSNSDLNVGSGLVGAPACGDVMKLQIKVNKKGIIEDACFKTYGCGSAIASSSLVTEWVKGKSITEAESIKNTTIVEELELPPVKIHCSILAEDAIKAAIADYKKKTK, from the coding sequence ATGGCTTACAGTAAAAAAGTAATGGATCATTATGAAAATCCACGAAATGTTGGATCTTTTTCTAATTCAGATCTTAATGTAGGAAGTGGGTTAGTCGGAGCTCCTGCTTGTGGTGATGTAATGAAATTACAGATTAAGGTTAATAAAAAGGGTATTATTGAAGATGCATGTTTTAAAACTTATGGTTGTGGTTCTGCTATAGCATCAAGTTCATTAGTTACCGAATGGGTTAAAGGTAAATCTATCACAGAAGCGGAATCAATTAAAAATACTACTATAGTAGAAGAATTAGAGCTCCCTCCAGTAAAGATTCATTGTTCTATTTTAGCAGAAGATGCTATTAAAGCAGCTATTGCTGATTATAAAAAGAAAACAAAATAA
- the ilvD gene encoding dihydroxy-acid dehydratase, with protein MPKYRSFTTTHGRNMSGARSLWRATGMTDEDFKKPIIAVVNSFSQFVPGHIHLQEVGKLISEEIQKFGGVAKEFNTIAIDDGIAMGHSGMLYSLPSRELIADSIEYVINAHCADAMICVSNCDKITPGMLMAALRLNIPSVFVSGGPMEAGKIKKNDKIIKIDLVDAIVHGGKSKKSDDFLKDIEYSACPTCGSCSGMFTANSMNCLTEAIGFALPGNGTLLATHVDRKNLFIKSAQTIVNITEEYYKRNNENILPRKIATKESFENAMILDIAMGGSTNTILHLLAAAQEAQVDFKMSDINKLSKKIPHICKVAPSTSLYHVEDVHRAGGVMAILGELNRSNLLHKKTKNILQLNLDETLDEYDILSTKNLDIINMFKAGPGGIRTTKAYSQDFRWSTLDRDRKKGCIRSCEYAYSEDGGLAVLYGNLAKNGCIIKTAGIDKKNYVFSGIARVYESQEEAATAILNKNITAGQVIVIRYEGPKGGPGMQEMLYPTTYLKSMDLDKTCALITDGRFSGGTSGISIGHISPEAADKGMIALVKNGDIIDINIPKRTIHLNITEKELSYRIFKEESKGSLAYKPYNRKRHISSALKVYAFFSTSADKGAVRDYKKISNI; from the coding sequence ATGCCTAAATATCGTTCTTTTACAACTACTCATGGTAGAAATATGTCTGGGGCAAGATCATTATGGCGTGCTACAGGAATGACTGATGAAGATTTTAAAAAACCAATTATTGCAGTAGTTAACTCTTTTTCTCAATTTGTCCCAGGACATATTCACTTGCAGGAAGTTGGAAAATTAATCTCGGAAGAAATTCAAAAATTTGGAGGTGTCGCAAAAGAGTTTAACACTATTGCAATTGATGATGGAATAGCCATGGGACATTCTGGAATGCTATATTCTTTACCATCACGTGAATTAATTGCAGATTCGATTGAATATGTAATTAATGCGCACTGTGCTGACGCAATGATTTGCGTGTCAAATTGTGATAAAATAACTCCAGGTATGCTTATGGCAGCATTACGTTTAAACATACCATCAGTTTTTGTTTCCGGTGGTCCTATGGAAGCAGGTAAAATTAAAAAAAATGATAAAATAATCAAAATTGATCTAGTTGATGCTATTGTTCATGGAGGAAAATCTAAAAAATCCGATGATTTTCTTAAAGATATCGAATATTCAGCATGTCCTACTTGTGGTTCTTGTTCAGGTATGTTTACAGCTAATTCCATGAATTGTTTAACAGAAGCAATTGGTTTTGCTTTGCCTGGAAACGGTACGTTATTAGCTACTCATGTTGACCGTAAAAATTTATTTATAAAATCAGCTCAAACGATAGTTAATATTACCGAAGAATACTACAAAAGAAACAATGAAAATATTTTGCCTAGAAAAATTGCTACTAAAGAATCTTTTGAAAATGCAATGATATTAGATATTGCTATGGGAGGTTCCACTAATACTATTTTGCATTTATTAGCAGCAGCTCAAGAAGCACAAGTAGATTTTAAAATGTCTGATATTAATAAACTATCTAAAAAAATACCTCATATTTGCAAAGTAGCACCAAGTACTTCATTGTATCATGTAGAAGATGTTCATCGTGCTGGTGGTGTTATGGCAATCTTAGGAGAATTAAATCGTTCTAATTTATTACATAAAAAAACTAAAAATATTTTACAGCTAAATTTAGATGAAACATTAGATGAATATGATATTTTATCTACAAAAAATCTTGATATAATAAATATGTTTAAAGCAGGACCAGGTGGAATACGCACAACAAAAGCATATTCTCAAGATTTTAGATGGTCAACATTAGATCGTGATCGTAAAAAAGGCTGTATTCGTTCCTGTGAATATGCTTATAGTGAAGATGGAGGTTTAGCTGTTTTATATGGAAATTTAGCAAAAAATGGTTGTATAATCAAAACTGCTGGAATAGATAAAAAAAACTATGTTTTTTCTGGTATTGCTCGAGTATATGAAAGTCAAGAAGAAGCAGCAACTGCTATTTTAAATAAAAACATTACTGCTGGTCAAGTGATCGTTATTCGCTATGAAGGACCTAAAGGAGGTCCAGGAATGCAAGAAATGTTATATCCTACTACATATTTAAAATCAATGGATTTAGATAAAACATGTGCATTAATTACTGATGGTAGATTCTCAGGAGGTACATCAGGAATTTCTATAGGACATATCTCGCCTGAAGCTGCAGATAAAGGTATGATTGCTTTAGTAAAAAATGGTGATATTATTGATATCAATATTCCTAAGAGAACTATTCACTTAAATATAACAGAAAAAGAACTTTCTTATCGAATTTTTAAAGAAGAATCAAAAGGATCATTAGCTTATAAACCCTACAATCGTAAAAGACATATTTCTTCTGCTTTAAAAGTATATGCTTTCTTTTCAACTAGTGCGGATAAAGGGGCTGTTAGAGATTATAAAAAAATATCTAACATCTAA
- the hscB gene encoding Fe-S protein assembly co-chaperone HscB: MNYFRLFNVPEEFKINKKLLSENFYKLQLKFHPDLFINDSKLKRKIILEKSIEINKGYKTLKDFSSRAIYLLFLNGIKTKKESVLLQNNDFLIKYFSLHEELDNLKKNNFDKIQLNNFENKIEKKILNCKNIVEMEFEKKKHDKIIKLIAKLSFFEKLQDNLKKAYNTYLRQIN, encoded by the coding sequence ATGAATTATTTTAGACTATTTAATGTACCAGAAGAATTTAAAATTAATAAAAAATTACTTTCTGAAAACTTTTATAAATTACAATTAAAATTTCATCCTGATTTATTTATAAACGATTCTAAATTGAAAAGAAAGATAATTTTAGAAAAATCAATAGAAATCAATAAAGGTTATAAAACCTTAAAAGATTTTTCAAGTAGAGCAATATATTTACTTTTTTTAAATGGTATAAAAACAAAAAAAGAAAGTGTTTTATTACAAAATAACGATTTTTTAATAAAATATTTTTCTTTACATGAAGAATTAGATAATTTAAAAAAAAATAATTTTGATAAAATACAATTAAACAATTTTGAGAATAAAATAGAAAAAAAAATTTTGAACTGTAAAAATATAGTTGAAATGGAATTTGAAAAAAAAAAACATGACAAAATTATTAAACTAATTGCAAAGCTATCTTTTTTTGAAAAATTACAAGACAATTTAAAGAAAGCATATAATACTTATTTAAGACAAATAAATTAG
- the ilvC gene encoding ketol-acid reductoisomerase → MNYFNTLTFSQKINQINKCRFMQKEEFNKKNDILKNKNIVILGCGAQGLNQGLNMRDAGLHVSYALKKNSILNKNQSWMNAVNNNFKVDDYESLIPHADLVINLTPDKQHHNVIQKLQKLMKKNSFLGYSHGFNIVEFGEKIRADITVIMVAPKCPGTEVREEYKRGFGVPTLIAVHHENDIQKIGLDIAKAWAFSIGGHRAGVLESSFVAEVKSDLMGEQTILCGILQTASLLCYEKLITEKHNPAYAAKLIQYGWETITESLKHGGITLMMDRLSNTSKIRAYKLSEKIKKILSPLFQKHMDDIISGEFSDEMMKDWENNDKKLLNWRYDTKNTSFEKAPLYDDIIPEQEYYDHGILMVAILKSGIELSFEKMIDAGILEESAYYESLHELPLIANTIARKKLYEMNKVISDTAEYGSYLFSETAYPILKKFISTLETSDLGYSLSCKPVDNIKLYKINQNIQNHPIEIIGRKLRNYMKKMKAIAVAK, encoded by the coding sequence ATGAATTATTTTAATACATTAACTTTTAGTCAAAAAATTAATCAAATAAATAAATGTCGTTTTATGCAAAAAGAAGAATTTAATAAAAAAAATGATATTTTAAAAAATAAAAACATAGTTATTTTAGGTTGTGGTGCTCAAGGTTTAAATCAAGGATTGAATATGAGAGATGCAGGATTACATGTTTCTTATGCATTAAAAAAAAATAGCATTCTAAACAAAAATCAATCTTGGATGAATGCTGTCAATAATAATTTTAAAGTAGATGATTATGAATCATTAATACCACATGCTGATTTAGTAATTAATTTAACTCCTGATAAACAACATCATAATGTTATACAAAAGTTACAAAAGTTAATGAAAAAAAATTCTTTTTTAGGTTATTCTCATGGTTTTAATATTGTTGAATTTGGAGAAAAAATAAGAGCAGATATTACTGTTATCATGGTTGCACCAAAATGCCCAGGAACAGAAGTAAGAGAAGAATATAAACGAGGATTTGGGGTTCCTACATTAATTGCTGTTCATCATGAAAATGATATTCAAAAAATAGGTTTAGATATTGCGAAAGCATGGGCTTTTTCTATTGGAGGACATCGTGCAGGTGTTCTTGAGTCATCATTTGTTGCAGAAGTAAAATCAGATTTAATGGGTGAACAAACAATTTTATGTGGGATACTGCAAACGGCATCATTATTATGCTATGAAAAATTAATTACAGAAAAGCATAATCCAGCATACGCCGCAAAATTAATACAATATGGATGGGAGACTATTACAGAATCTCTGAAACATGGTGGTATTACCTTAATGATGGATCGATTATCTAATACATCAAAAATAAGAGCTTATAAACTTTCTGAAAAAATTAAAAAAATATTATCACCACTATTTCAAAAACATATGGATGATATTATCTCAGGAGAATTTTCTGATGAAATGATGAAAGACTGGGAAAATAATGATAAAAAATTACTAAATTGGAGATATGATACAAAAAACACATCTTTTGAAAAAGCGCCTTTGTATGATGATATAATACCAGAACAAGAATATTATGATCATGGGATATTAATGGTGGCAATATTAAAATCTGGTATCGAATTATCTTTTGAAAAGATGATTGACGCAGGTATTTTGGAAGAATCAGCGTACTATGAATCTTTACATGAACTTCCATTAATTGCCAATACTATTGCAAGAAAAAAACTATATGAAATGAATAAAGTTATTTCAGATACTGCTGAATATGGAAGTTATCTTTTTTCAGAAACGGCATATCCTATTTTAAAAAAATTTATATCAACACTTGAAACAAGTGATCTTGGTTATTCATTATCTTGTAAACCCGTTGATAATATTAAATTATATAAAATAAATCAAAATATCCAAAATCATCCAATAGAAATTATTGGACGTAAACTAAGAAATTATATGAAAAAAATGAAAGCAATTGCAGTTGCAAAATAG